From the genome of Arvicola amphibius chromosome 9, mArvAmp1.2, whole genome shotgun sequence, one region includes:
- the Nol12 gene encoding nucleolar protein 12, whose protein sequence is MGRNKKKKRDGDDRRPRLVLSFDEEKRREYLTGFHKRKVERKKAAIEEIKQRLKQEQKKLREERHQEYLKMLAEREEALEEADELERLVTAKTESVQYDHPNHTVTVTTISDLDLSGARLLGLPLPEQGNQEEAPSTEKPTKALPKKSKDPLLSQRISSLTATLHAHGRKKVKRKHPRRAQDSTKKPPSATRTSKTQRRRMTGKARHSGE, encoded by the exons ATGGGCCGCAACAAGAAGAAGAAGCGAGATGGAGATGACCGGCGGCCCCGGCTTGTCCTCAGCTTTGATGAAGAGAAGCGGCG GGAGTATCTGACAGGCTTCCACAAACGGAAGGTGGAGCGGAAGAAGGCGGCCATTGAAGAGATCaagcagaggctgaagcaggagcagaagaagctccGGGAAGAG CGCCACCAGGAATACCTGAAGATGCTGGCAGAAAGAGAGGAGGCACTAG AGGAGGCAGATGAGCTGGAGCGGCTAGTGACAGCAAAGACGGAGTCGGTGCAGTACGACCACCCCAACCACACAGTCACCGTGACCACCATCAGTGACCTGGACCTCTCGGGGGCCCGGCTGCTAGGTCTGCCCCTGCCTGAG CAAGGGAACCAGGAGGAGGCGCCATCCACAGAGAAGCCAACTAAAGCCTTGCCCAAGAAGTCCAAAGATCCCCTGCTATCCCAGCG CATCTCCTCCCTCACAGCCACACTGCATGCGCACGGCCGGAAGAAGGTCAAAAGGAAACACCCTCGGCGAGCCCAGGACTCCACCAAGAAACCCCCTAGTGCCACTCGTACCAGCAAGACCCAGCGACGCCGGATGACtggaaaagccaggcacagcggGGAGTGA
- the Lgals1 gene encoding galectin-1, whose amino-acid sequence MACGLVASNLNLKPGECLRVRGEVAPDAKSFVLNLGKDSNNLCLHFNPRFDAYGDANTIVCNSKDGGAWGTEQREPAFPFQPGSIVEVCITFEQADLTIKLPDGHEFKFPNRLNMEAINYMAADGDFKIKCVSFE is encoded by the exons ATGGCCTGT GGTCTGGTCGCAAGCAATCTGAATCTCAAACCTGGGGAGTGTCTCAGAGTTCGGGGCGAGGTGGCCCCCGACGCCAAGAG CTTTGTGCTGAACCTGGGGAAAGACAGCAACAACTTGTGCCTGCACTTCAACCCCCGCTTCGATGCCTACGGGGATGCCAACACTATCGTGTGCAACAGCAAGGATGGCGGAGCCTGGGGGACCGAGCAGCGGGAGCCTGCCTTCCCCTTCCAGCCTGGAAGCATTGTAGAG GTGTGCATCACCTTTGAACAGGCCGACCTGACCATCAAGCTGCCAGATGGGCATGAGTTCAAGTTCCCCAACCGCCTCAACATGGAGGCTATCAACTACATGGCAGCCGATGGCGACTTCAAGATCAAGTGTGTGTCCTTTGAATGA